The Tripterygium wilfordii isolate XIE 37 chromosome 17, ASM1340144v1, whole genome shotgun sequence genome has a window encoding:
- the LOC119981851 gene encoding uncharacterized protein LOC119981851, whose amino-acid sequence MTLQAMRFLIFSLFAFILLTNILVSALNYEDMAMAVKKINKPLIVERVPIQLQKIQKDQLKRSDKESQTSLRNRTKFPKETIPITETTVADSMRANFVSEFERKPHFHFNQLNSDGYKVALAIYQPENKIYGAQARINLWNPSVERNIIGYSTARIRIISGPSVDNFDAIEVGWLVNSSLNGEDQTTRFFVSWTNDAYRTKHYYRSVGGREGFKIYGDGKVPGAPFDHVSTYGSHQYDMIASISKNKRTKNWWLEVEGKRVGFWRKDFFPHLEDGGSVVDWGGLVSKSDNSNRHSRIEMGSGHFPTEGYTKASYFDGLKIRLDNDDENIWTSPGNNLTKDVTNPQCYDIEIFSGNDNFPGFYYGGPGDHISCI is encoded by the exons ATGACACTGCAAGCGATGAGGTTcctaattttttctttgtttgcatTCATCCTTCTTACTAATATTCTTGTTTCAGCTCTAAACTATGAAGATATGGCTATGGCAGTAAAGAAGATCAACAAACCTCTGATTGTAGAG AGGGTGCCTATACAATTACAAAAAATACAGAAAGATCAATTAAAAAGAAGTGACAAAGAGTCGCAAACTTCGCTGAGAAACCGGACAAAGTTTCCCAAAGAAACTATTCCCATTACGGAGACCACAGTTGCTGATTCTATGAGAGCAAATTTTGTGTCCGAATTTGAAAGGAAACCACACTTTCATTTTAATCAACTAAATTCAGATGGTTATAAG GTTGCACTCGCCATTTATCAACCAGAAAATAAGATATATGGAGCACAAGCACGTATAAACCTATGGAATCCATCGGTCGAGAGGAACATTATTGGATATAGCACAGCTCGTATTCGTATCATATCAGGACCATCAGTAGATAATTTTGACGCCATTGAAGTTGGATGGCTT GTAAACTCATCGCTTAATGGTGAAGATCAAACTACtagattttttgtttcttggacT aatgaTGCGTATCGAACAAAACACTACTATCGTTCAGTTGGAGGTCGTGAGGGATTTAAGATTTACGGTGATGGTAAAGTCCCAGGAGCCCCATTTGATCATGTATCAACTTATGGCAGTCACCAATATGATATGATCGCGAGTATCTCgaag aataaaaggacaaaaaattggtggcttgaagttgaaggaaAGAGGGTGGGTTTTTGGCGAAAAGACTTTTTCCCACATCTGGAAGATGGGGGTAGTGTTGTGGATTGGGGTGGCCTCGTAAGCAAATCCGACAATAGCAATAGGCACTCGAGAATCGAAATGGGGTCCGGACACTTTCCTACAGAAGGTTATACAAAAGCAAGTTACTTCGATGGACTAAAAATCCGTCTAGATAATGACGATGAAAATATTTGGACTTCTCCAGGGAATAACCTTACAAAAGACGTGACCAATCCTCAATGTTACGACATTGAAATCTTTTCTGGCAATGACAATTTTCCTGGCTTCTATTATGGAGGCCCCGGTGACCATATTTCATGCATTTGA